Proteins found in one Arachis stenosperma cultivar V10309 chromosome 8, arast.V10309.gnm1.PFL2, whole genome shotgun sequence genomic segment:
- the LOC130944713 gene encoding uncharacterized protein C24B11.05-like, giving the protein MENGNQFQEVSKAKYDCLLFDLDDTLYPFSSGLSAHVTKNIQDYMLQTLDIEDAKVPELCYSLYKVYGTTMAGLRAIGYDFDYDDFHGFVHGRLPYNLLKPDPIIKGILLSLPIRKVVFTNSDEAHAGRVLQRLGLEDCFERIISFETLNPFNKLNDPENKLDNGSRAISTGIFDFYEYLSKPDSDVVLPRTPVVCKPFQDSFEKVFSLANIHPQRTLFFDDSIRNLATGKSLGLHTVVVGTSVRTAGVDHALESIHNMKEAFPELWEAAEKSERVKYSRKVSIETSVIA; this is encoded by the exons ATGGAAAACGGGAATCAGTTCCAGGAAGTTTCAAAGGCCAAATATGATTGTCTTTTGTTTG ATCTTGATGATACTCTTTATCCTTTTAGTTCTGGATTATCAGCGCATGTGACAAAAAATATTCAAG ATTACATGCTTCAAACACTTGACATAGAGGATGCTAAAGTTCCTGAATTATGCTATTCACTATACAAGGTTTATGGGACAACAATGGCTGGTCTCAGG GCAATTGGATATGACTTTGACTATGATGACTTTCATGG CTTTGTTCATGGGAGATTGCCATATAATTTGCTGAAACCTGACCCTATTATTAAGGGAATTTTGCTAAGCTTGCCTATCAGAAAAGTT GTTTTCACAAACTCAGATGAGGCACATGCAGGTAGAGTACTTCAAAGGCTTGGACTGGAGGATTGCTTTGAAAGGATCATAAGCTTTGAAACATTAaacccattcaacaagttgaaTGATCCTGAGAACAAACTTGACAATGGAAGTAGAGCAATTAGCACAggaatatttgatttttatgagTACTTGAGTAAGCCTGATTCTGATGTTGTGCTTCCAAGGACCCCAGTAGTCTGCAAACCTTTTCAAGATTCATTTGAAAAGGTTTTCAGTTTGGCAAACATTCACCCTCAAAGAACA TTGTTCTTTGATGACAGTATCCGCAATTTAGCCACGGGCAAATCATTGGGCCTTCACACTGTAGTG GTGGGTACTTCTGTTAGAACCGCAGGAGTGGATCATGCATTAGAGAGTATACATAATATGAAGGAAGCATTTCCAGAACTGTGGGAAGCTGCTGAGAAATCTGAAAGGGTCAAGTATTCTAGGAAGGTTTCAATTGAAACATCTGTCATAGCTTAA